A region from the Linepithema humile isolate Giens D197 chromosome 1, Lhum_UNIL_v1.0, whole genome shotgun sequence genome encodes:
- the LOC136997362 gene encoding uncharacterized protein — protein MDRIKYMAKMRMRRKRALYKIQEKDNIQNTDCQEEVEDEEENRIEMEIEQQDDADISNEDEMEIEQQREEDEMIEKNNVEIEVHNEQEFYLESEKEDEINDETTSDDEIEDDVEVKEIMELRAWAIQNNIPHIVLDALLKILRNRLLPTLPISAKTFLRTNSVRFNIEQFPLSRGQTTAEFVYFSIAEGLRKCINVKLHANNTLNLIFGIDGTSPYKSSALQLWPIMCKVQFEPDLYEPFPVAIYAGDKKPNDLKLYLQKFIEEINELQTNNIVLENQIFKINVMCFVCDRPARSFIKGIKGHGGYYACERCVVRGKRVALHETKCSNKTMIYPEIDCAERTDLSFRLEENPEHHICKTPLITIPTIDMIFHFVLDFMHLCCLGVMKKLLLDYWIQSNSNVKLGVQGRLEISRRLLALQSQIPVEFQRTTRSLVDILKWKATEFRFFLLYSGPVILKGILPKLLYRHFLLFHAACRILCSKELALKYNAKAKTYLRIFVLTARNFYGSASQILNMHNLIHLADDAKNLSCSLSEITAFPFENAIKKIKQKIRSGKHPLAQLCHRYSELWSIDSVKKNPPPTITIEKFGRILSSGDVLVKKLKWKNVVLSTKEPNNTILLHNDKVVKITDMYIPSMKEINDIIIVGRLMKIKSSMYAYPFSSKKLKQWEIVDNEERSKKITCGLHKIKSKMVRLDVLVSSVTGEKNHTLCHFFIYKKLYKIIVKIKKIYI, from the exons ATGGATAGAATAAAGTATATGGCAAAAATGCGAATGAGACGCAAACgtgctttatataaaattcaagaaa aggataatattcaaaatacggATTGTCAAGAAGAAGTagaagatgaagaagaaaacAGAATAGAAATGGAAATAGAACAACAAGATGACGCAGACATAAGTAATGAAGACGAAATGGAAATAGAGCAACAACGTGAAGAAGAcgaaatgattgaaaaaaataatgtcgaAATAGAAGTTCATAATGaacaagaattttatttagaatcgGAAAAAGAAGACGAAATAAACGACGAAACTACAAGTGACGATGAAATCGAAGATGACGTAGAAGTAAAGGAAATAATGGAATTACGAGCATGGGCCATTCAAAATAACATCCCGCATATCGTTTTGgatgctttattaaaaatattaagaaatcgtTTGCTTCCTACTCTGCCTATATCAGCTAAAACTTTTCTGAGAACAAACTCTGTCCGATTTAACATAGAACAATTCCCATTAAGTCGTGGCCAAACTACAGcagaatttgtttattttagtaTAGCCGAAGGACTTCgtaaatgtattaatgtaaaaCTTCATGCAAATAATAcgttaaatcttatatttggTATCGATGGAACATCGCCATATAAATCAAGCGCTCTTCAGTTATGGCCAATCATGTGCAAAGTTCAATTTGAGCCAGATTTATATGAGCCATTCCCTGTAGCAATCTATGCAGGTGATAAGAAACCAAATGATTTGaagttatatttacaaaaatttatcgaagagATTAATGAATTACAAACGAATAACATAGTTttagaaaatcaaatttttaaaatcaacgtCATGTGTTTTGTCTGTGACAGGCCAGCTCGTTCGTTTATTAAGGGCATAAAAGGACATGGAGGATATTATGCTTGCGAACGATGCGTTGTTCGTGGAAAACGAGTTGCTCTTCATGAAACGAAATGTTCAAATAAGACAATGATTTATCCGGAAATTGACTGTGCAGAAAGAACAGATTTATCATTTCGACTCGAAGAAAATCCGGAACATCACATTTGTAAAACACCTTTAATTACTATACCAACAATTGAtatgatttttcattttgtgCTAGATTTCATGCATCTTTGTTGCTTGggtgtaatgaaaaaattattattagattattgGATTCAAAGTAATTCCAACGTAAAATTAGGCGTGCAAGGTAGACTCGAAATTTCTCGGCGATTGCTTGCCCTTCAATCTCAAATACCAGTGGAATTTCAACGAACTACAAGATCGCTAGTGGATATTTTGAAATGGAAGGCAAcagaatttcgattttttctattatatagtGGCCCTGTTATTTTAAAAGGTATTCTgcctaaattattatatcggcattttcttttatttcatgcTGCGTGCAGAATTCTTTGCAGTAAAGAATTggctttaaaatataatgcgaaAGCTAAAACATACTTgcgaatttttgtattaactGCTCGTAATTTTTATGGATCAGCTTcacaaattttgaatatgcACAATCTCATTCACTTGGCTGacgatgcaaaaaatttaagttgCTCATTAAGTGAGATCACTGCATTTCCGTTTgaaaatgctattaaaaaaatcaaacaaaaaattcgcAGTGGTAAACATCCATTAGCACAACTGTGTCATAGGTACAGTGAATTGTGGTCGATTGATTcggttaaaaaaaatccaccACCAACTATTACTATCGAAAAATTTGGACGAATCTTGTCATCTGGGGATGTTTtagtaaaaaagttaaaatggaaaaatgttGTCCTCTCTACTAAAGAACCTAACAATACAATATTGCTTCATAATGATAAAGTAGTTAAAATTACAGATATGTACATTCCAtcaatgaaagaaataaatgatattataattgtggGAAGATTGATGAAGATCAAAAGTTCCATGTATGCTTatcctttttcttctaaaaaattaaaacaatgggAAATTGTAGATAATGAAGAAAGATCCAAAAAAATAACGTGTggattacataaaattaaatcaaaaatgGTGCGTTTGGATGTCCTTGTTAGCAGCGTAACGGGGGAAAAAAATCATACGTTATGCCACttcttcatttataaaaaattgtataaaataattgtgaaaattaaaaaaatatatatataa